In Mytilus trossulus isolate FHL-02 chromosome 14, PNRI_Mtr1.1.1.hap1, whole genome shotgun sequence, a genomic segment contains:
- the LOC134696255 gene encoding glycine receptor subunit alpha-2-like, producing the protein MIAPGKTVKLLLLTLITLVSSNKGNENTSKAEYSRARENVLKELFKDAGYDPTISPSFNEDGPVVCQVQLYIMSINSISDSSMDYSMSMFIRQQWNDSRLMYNESLGITHLELDTKVMKNVWVPDLFINNEKKANIHHVTVPNMLMHIYPDGKVVYSMRVTGTFTCEMNLLKYPLDTQICSMGMESYGYSTENLVFEWNESPISYPPNMSLPQFELDGITTYNCDKDYVGISYTCLKVDITLSRNYGYHIIQIYVPSFLIVFLSWVSFWLNIDAIPARISLGLLTVLTMTTQSSGARASLPKVSYVKAIDVWMAMCLLFVFGALVEFAYVNVLARVERRRQATISERRKVHTDPDANGEPVEWDKAPRYRLFLKSVTDREKARVVDKVARVAFPLVFVTFNIIYWTVYTFWEPVLREGS; encoded by the exons ATGATAGCTCCGGGAAAAACAGTAAAGCTTCTTCTTTTGACTTTAATAACATTAGTGtcatcaaataaaggcaacgaAAACACTAGCAAAGCAGAATATAGCAGAGCAAG aGAGAACGTTTTAAAAGAACTGTTTAAAGACGCTGGATACGATCCTACAATATCTCCAAGTTTTAATGAAG ATGGTCCAGTTGTATGCCAGGTTCAGCTGTATATTATGAGCATTAATTCAATAAGTGATTCCTCTATG GATTATTCTATGAGTATGTTTATCCGACAACAATGGAACGACAGTCGTTTGATGTATAACGAGAGTCTAGGAATAACCCATTTAGAACTGGATACCAAAGTAATGAAAAACGTATGGGTACCAGATTTATTCATTAACAACGAAAAGAAAGCCAATATCCACCACGTGACTGTGCCTAATATGTTAATGCATATATATCCCGATGGAAAGGTAGTTTATAGTATGAG AGTAACAGGCACATTTACCTGTGAAATGAATCTGCTGAAATATCCATTGGACACACAAATATGCTCAATGGGAATGGAAAGTT ATGGATACAGCACAGAAAATTTAGTATTTGAATGGAACGAAAGTCCTATATCGTACCCCCCTAAcatgtctctacctcaatttgaATTAGATGGTATAACAACGTATAATTGTGACAAAGATTATGTTGGTA tAAGTTACACATGTCTCAAAGTGGACATAACTCTTTCGAGGAACTATGGCTACCATATTATCCAGATTTATGTTCCAAGTTTCCTTATTGTATTTCTCTCTTGGGTTTCCTTTTGGTTAAATATTGACGCCATACCGGCTCGCATATCATTAGGGCTGCTGACAGTATTGACAATGACAACACAAAGCTCTGGTGCGCGTGCGTCATTACCTAAAGTATCGTATGTGAAGGCTATAGACGTTTGGATGGCAATGTGTTTACTTTTTGTGTTTGGAGCTCTAGTAGAATTTGCTTATGTGAATGTTCTTGCCAGAGTTGAACGGAGAAGACAAGCAACGATATCGGAAAGACGAAAAGTTCATACAGACCCCGATGCAAATGGTGAACCG GTGGAATGGGATAAGGCTCCTCGATATCGGTTATTTCTAAAGAGTGTTACAGACCGAGAGAAAGCCAGAGTCGTTGATAAAGTTGCCAGAGTGGCTTTTCCTCTCGTCTTTGTcacatttaatattatttattggaCTGTTTATACATTTTGGGAACCAGTTCTTCGTGAAGGGAGCTAG